A stretch of the Glutamicibacter sp. JL.03c genome encodes the following:
- a CDS encoding NADH:flavin oxidoreductase/NADH oxidase: protein MPQSKLFSPVTIPTKSGEGLQLRNRVVLPPMCQYAINDRNGVPTSWHLAHLGSMAHGGFSLVIAEATAVAAEGRISDRDAGLWNDEQVEAWKPITEYIRSHGAAAGVQLAHAGAKASTYGWLKELEEAGKLGSISEDDGGWETFTSTPSDLFDLKPATEMSTGQIAASVKDWAAAAQRADAAGFDLIQIHAAHGYLIHQFLSPLTNKRTDDYGGSVENRTRYLREIVQAISAVWPAHKPLGIRFSGEDWVEEGWGIADTVRLAQELYELGVRAFDLSSAGIGAFHGPTGPGYQVSLAQAVKQALPEDAFVTAVGVITDAIQAEHIVVSGQADGVSIGRAALGNPQWPNHAAGLLGAEKSHPPQYWRGRW from the coding sequence ATGCCACAAAGCAAGTTATTCAGCCCAGTAACCATCCCGACCAAGAGCGGCGAGGGACTTCAGCTTCGAAATCGGGTCGTGCTGCCGCCCATGTGCCAGTACGCCATCAATGATCGCAATGGCGTTCCAACCTCGTGGCATCTAGCCCATTTGGGATCCATGGCCCACGGAGGTTTCTCGCTGGTCATCGCCGAGGCGACTGCGGTAGCCGCCGAAGGCCGGATTTCTGATCGCGACGCTGGATTGTGGAACGACGAGCAGGTCGAGGCATGGAAGCCCATCACTGAATACATCCGCTCCCACGGGGCAGCGGCCGGTGTCCAGCTGGCCCACGCTGGGGCGAAAGCATCCACCTACGGATGGCTCAAGGAGCTGGAAGAAGCTGGAAAGCTCGGCAGCATCAGCGAGGACGACGGCGGTTGGGAGACCTTTACTTCCACGCCGAGCGATCTGTTCGATTTGAAGCCGGCAACGGAAATGAGCACCGGGCAAATCGCTGCTTCGGTCAAGGATTGGGCCGCTGCCGCACAGCGTGCCGATGCTGCAGGTTTTGATCTGATCCAGATCCACGCGGCCCACGGCTACTTGATCCACCAGTTCCTCTCTCCGCTGACCAACAAGCGCACCGACGACTATGGCGGCAGCGTCGAGAATCGCACCCGATACCTGCGCGAGATCGTCCAGGCCATCTCGGCTGTTTGGCCGGCCCACAAGCCGCTGGGAATCCGCTTCTCCGGCGAGGACTGGGTCGAAGAAGGCTGGGGCATTGCCGATACGGTCAGGCTTGCCCAAGAATTGTATGAGCTTGGTGTCCGTGCCTTTGATCTTTCCAGTGCGGGCATCGGCGCATTCCATGGCCCAACCGGGCCCGGCTACCAGGTGTCGCTGGCGCAGGCGGTCAAGCAGGCGCTACCTGAAGACGCGTTTGTCACCGCGGTAGGAGTCATCACCGACGCGATCCAGGCCGAACATATCGTGGTTTCGGGCCAGGCCGATGGCGTGAGCATTGGACGGGCCGCCCTGGGCAATCCGCAGTGGCCAAATCACGCCGCCGGGCTGCTTGGAGCAGAGAAATCGCACCCTCCGCAGTACTGGCGCGGCCGCTGGTAA
- the glyA gene encoding serine hydroxymethyltransferase, producing MSNQTFESLAPASLTQSLASLDPEVAQRIDAELARQQRGLEMIASENHTAQAVMQAQGSVLTNKYAEGYPGRRYYGGCEEVDVIETLAIERIKELFGANFANVQPHSGAQANASVYHALVRPGDTVLGLNLAHGGHLTHGMKINFSGRLFNIVPYGVNEETNVVDMDEVERLAVEHQPKMIVAGWSAYPRQLDFKRFREIADKVGAYLFVDMAHFAGLVAAGLHPSPVPHAHVVTSTTHKTLAGPRGGIILSNDAEIAKKLNSAVFPGQQGGPLEHVIAGKAVAFKIAASEEFKERQQRTLAGARILAERLTQDDVAAKGISVLTGGTDVHLVLVDLRNSELDGQQAEDLLAQVEITVNRNAVPFDPRPPMTTSGLRIGTPALATRGFSQAAFAEVAEIIAQALIAGADGNTSVLPELKDRVLTLAEAHPLYPDLAKVSE from the coding sequence ATGAGCAACCAGACTTTTGAATCCCTAGCACCAGCATCCCTGACCCAGTCGCTGGCATCCCTGGACCCGGAGGTGGCGCAGCGCATCGACGCCGAACTGGCCCGCCAGCAGCGCGGCCTGGAAATGATCGCCTCGGAGAACCACACCGCCCAGGCCGTCATGCAGGCCCAGGGCTCGGTACTGACCAACAAGTACGCCGAAGGCTACCCGGGCCGCCGCTACTACGGCGGCTGCGAAGAAGTCGACGTCATCGAGACCCTGGCCATCGAGCGCATCAAGGAACTGTTCGGCGCGAACTTCGCCAACGTCCAGCCGCACTCCGGCGCCCAGGCCAACGCCTCGGTCTACCACGCACTGGTCCGCCCCGGCGACACCGTGCTCGGATTGAACCTGGCTCACGGCGGGCATTTGACCCATGGCATGAAGATCAACTTCTCCGGCCGCCTGTTCAACATCGTTCCCTACGGCGTGAACGAGGAAACCAACGTGGTGGACATGGACGAGGTCGAGCGCCTCGCTGTGGAGCACCAGCCGAAGATGATCGTGGCCGGCTGGTCGGCCTACCCGCGCCAGCTGGACTTCAAGCGCTTCCGCGAAATCGCTGACAAGGTCGGCGCATACCTGTTCGTGGACATGGCCCACTTCGCTGGCCTGGTCGCCGCAGGCCTGCACCCATCGCCAGTGCCGCACGCCCACGTGGTCACCTCGACCACCCACAAGACCCTTGCCGGTCCTCGTGGCGGCATCATCCTGTCCAACGATGCCGAGATCGCGAAGAAGCTGAACTCCGCAGTCTTCCCGGGCCAGCAGGGCGGCCCGCTGGAGCACGTGATCGCAGGCAAGGCCGTGGCCTTCAAGATCGCCGCCTCCGAAGAGTTCAAGGAGCGCCAGCAGCGCACCCTGGCTGGTGCCAGGATCCTGGCCGAGCGCCTGACCCAGGACGATGTGGCGGCCAAGGGCATCAGCGTGCTGACCGGCGGCACCGACGTGCACCTGGTCCTGGTGGACCTGCGCAACTCGGAGCTCGATGGGCAGCAGGCCGAAGATCTGCTGGCGCAGGTGGAGATCACGGTGAACCGCAACGCGGTGCCATTCGATCCACGCCCGCCGATGACCACCTCGGGTCTGCGCATCGGCACCCCGGCGCTGGCAACCCGCGGCTTCTCTCAGGCAGCGTTCGCTGAAGTTGCCGAGATCATCGCCCAGGCGTTGATCGCTGGCGCTGATGGCAATACTTCGGTCTTGCCAGAGCTGAAGGACCGGGTGCTGACGCTGGCTGAAGCCCATCCGCTGTATCCGGATCTGGCCAAGGTTTCCGAGTAG
- the mgtE gene encoding magnesium transporter gives MFTFEYVDFSTTSQEIRHCLATGDFQRLATTLRGLELGRLIEQFEAMEIADAAKLYRMLDKDRSLELFQNLDAPVQAELIETLQQATVIEAFAALEPVDRVSLLDELPAAVATRLLAGLDKQQRKATGVLLGYHDSSTGRVMSTQFITTHPELTVGQALNRITPQLRATEHCHLIMVVDRTRRFIGAVRLADLIGQPQDLLISSIAFEVPTAQASQPDTEAARRAVERPLDLMPVLDNEGRLIGVLPLGEAMDLLQDAEESRTARSAGSEPLYRPYLGTPLVKMVRARVLWLLVLAIGAILTVQVLATFEQTLESMVVLSLFIPLVVGIGGNTGNQAATTVTRALAMGDVRVSDLGRVLFREVRIGSMLGLCLGTIGFLVTSVVFELEVGIVIGMTLVALCSIAAGVGGAMPILGKFFKADPAVFSNPFISTFVDAAGLIVYLSVAVLVLG, from the coding sequence ATGTTCACCTTCGAATACGTAGACTTTTCAACTACTTCTCAGGAAATCCGCCACTGCCTCGCAACAGGGGATTTCCAGCGTCTAGCGACCACCTTGCGGGGCCTGGAACTGGGGCGGCTCATCGAGCAGTTTGAAGCCATGGAAATCGCCGACGCCGCGAAGCTCTATCGCATGCTGGACAAGGACCGCTCCTTGGAGCTCTTCCAGAACCTCGATGCCCCGGTACAAGCAGAACTTATCGAGACCCTCCAGCAGGCAACCGTGATCGAGGCTTTCGCGGCGCTGGAACCCGTGGATAGGGTGTCCCTGCTCGATGAGCTGCCAGCGGCCGTCGCCACTCGGCTGCTTGCCGGGTTGGACAAGCAGCAGCGCAAGGCGACCGGGGTGCTGCTTGGCTATCACGATTCAAGCACGGGACGGGTGATGTCCACCCAGTTCATTACCACGCATCCCGAACTGACCGTCGGGCAGGCCCTGAACCGCATCACCCCGCAGCTGAGAGCAACCGAACACTGCCACCTCATCATGGTGGTTGACCGCACCCGTCGATTCATCGGTGCAGTGCGGCTAGCTGATCTCATCGGACAGCCACAGGACCTGCTTATCTCGAGCATCGCTTTTGAGGTTCCCACCGCCCAGGCATCACAGCCAGACACCGAGGCAGCTCGCCGCGCTGTTGAGCGCCCTCTGGATCTCATGCCAGTGCTTGACAACGAAGGACGGCTGATTGGCGTATTGCCACTGGGCGAAGCCATGGATCTGCTGCAAGACGCTGAGGAATCACGCACCGCGAGAAGCGCGGGCTCCGAGCCGTTGTACCGTCCTTACCTCGGAACTCCGCTGGTCAAAATGGTGCGAGCACGTGTGCTCTGGCTGCTGGTCCTTGCCATAGGGGCCATCCTCACCGTGCAGGTGCTGGCCACTTTCGAGCAGACCTTGGAGTCCATGGTGGTTTTGAGCTTGTTCATCCCGCTGGTTGTCGGCATTGGAGGGAATACCGGCAATCAGGCGGCGACCACCGTCACTCGGGCCTTGGCCATGGGCGATGTCCGGGTGAGCGATCTGGGCCGCGTCTTGTTCAGGGAAGTGCGCATTGGATCGATGCTTGGACTGTGCCTTGGAACTATCGGTTTCCTCGTTACCAGCGTGGTCTTTGAACTGGAAGTCGGAATAGTCATCGGGATGACGCTCGTGGCGTTGTGCAGCATCGCTGCCGGCGTCGGGGGAGCCATGCCGATCCTCGGGAAGTTCTTCAAAGCCGATCCGGCGGTGTTTTCCAATCCCTTTATTTCCACCTTTGTCGATGCCGCGGGATTAATCGTCTACCTGTCGGTGGCAGTGCTCGTTCTCGGCTAG
- a CDS encoding CDP-glycerol glycerophosphotransferase family protein, giving the protein MALIPSQLTQATGKARSLIAERSVRAEIVQNQREIQQADHVLFFAEGPGQFYQLGVWLGTFERMARQGLRIGLVLMDSLSARQALGASTLPVLFTRSMEHIESKLREWNTQSISYVNNAQRNFTMLRFNGPAHIHLNHGESEKASMVSNQLKAYDYACVAGPAAVERIMENISRFDASHLVQIGRPQLDSLELEGPSEKIRVLYAPTWEGDSEAMAYSSVIRLGERILAQLVNDDRFEVRFRPHPKTGDISAEAKKAVASLQARFESTIDPVKDASQSLVWADVAICDTSAMAYDAVALNIPLLLAAERPSKLRDGLPGEQHLGNANGLAERAAKLAASGVAGQQKQLALYFFATTEPGMATKKLNQLLSGL; this is encoded by the coding sequence ATGGCATTGATTCCTTCCCAACTGACTCAGGCGACAGGTAAAGCACGCTCATTAATCGCAGAGCGATCGGTGCGAGCCGAAATCGTCCAGAACCAACGGGAAATACAACAAGCCGACCATGTTCTCTTCTTTGCCGAAGGCCCCGGCCAGTTCTACCAATTAGGCGTCTGGCTGGGGACCTTTGAGCGTATGGCCCGACAAGGCCTGCGCATCGGCCTGGTGCTGATGGATTCACTCAGCGCGCGGCAAGCGCTGGGCGCCAGCACTCTGCCGGTATTATTCACTCGTTCCATGGAACACATCGAATCCAAGCTCCGCGAGTGGAACACCCAATCGATCAGCTACGTGAACAATGCCCAGCGCAATTTCACCATGCTGCGCTTCAACGGCCCAGCGCATATACACCTGAATCATGGCGAGAGCGAAAAAGCCTCAATGGTTTCAAACCAGCTCAAAGCCTATGACTACGCCTGCGTCGCCGGGCCGGCAGCGGTAGAGCGCATCATGGAAAACATTTCGCGATTCGATGCCTCCCATCTGGTGCAGATCGGTCGCCCCCAGCTCGATTCCCTGGAGCTGGAAGGACCATCGGAAAAAATCCGAGTCCTCTATGCCCCAACATGGGAGGGCGACTCCGAAGCGATGGCCTACTCCTCGGTCATCAGGCTGGGCGAGCGGATCCTCGCGCAGCTGGTTAATGATGACCGTTTCGAGGTGCGCTTCCGTCCCCATCCCAAGACGGGCGACATCTCGGCCGAAGCGAAAAAAGCTGTCGCCTCCTTGCAGGCACGATTTGAATCGACCATTGACCCGGTCAAGGATGCTTCACAGTCGCTGGTCTGGGCAGACGTTGCCATTTGCGACACCTCAGCCATGGCCTATGACGCTGTCGCATTGAATATCCCGCTGCTGCTCGCTGCCGAGCGACCCAGCAAGCTGCGCGATGGACTGCCCGGTGAACAGCACTTGGGCAACGCCAACGGGCTGGCGGAGCGCGCCGCGAAACTGGCAGCCAGCGGCGTCGCCGGGCAGCAAAAACAGCTGGCCCTCTACTTCTTCGCCACCACCGAACCCGGGATGGCTACGAAGAAACTGAACCAGCTGCTTTCAGGCCTTTAA
- a CDS encoding metal ABC transporter solute-binding protein, Zn/Mn family — MKKYRSLLAMAVAVPAAGMILAGCASTGSEASEGDTSAVKVVATTNVYGQVARAVGGDKVSVSEIITSAAQDPHSYEPTTRDKLTVSEANVVLANGGGYDQFMDSLVQSLPSDQASNVQLIHAVDTSPIAKEHEDEEAHEGESAEEHAEHADEEAHEGHDHAGYNEHIWYDLDSMSALADELADTFGKADAANAQQYAKNADEFNAGIKQLQTQLSDAKLEGKKFVMTEPVPFHLLDDAGMENTTPEGLSEAIEEGEGIAPMTLKKAQDLLVNGQSDILAYNIQTEGNETKALKKNAESGKVPVVDFSETIQDDSSYLDWMKSNISNLGSAVNG; from the coding sequence ATGAAGAAGTATCGCTCATTGCTTGCCATGGCCGTTGCCGTACCAGCGGCGGGCATGATCCTCGCCGGTTGTGCGAGCACCGGCAGCGAAGCAAGTGAAGGCGACACCTCTGCCGTCAAGGTGGTAGCAACGACCAACGTCTATGGTCAGGTTGCCCGTGCCGTGGGCGGCGATAAAGTCAGTGTTAGCGAGATCATCACCTCGGCTGCCCAGGATCCGCACTCCTATGAGCCAACGACTCGTGACAAGCTCACCGTGTCAGAAGCGAACGTCGTTCTCGCCAACGGCGGGGGATACGACCAGTTCATGGACTCGCTGGTCCAGTCCCTGCCCAGTGACCAAGCCTCGAATGTCCAGCTGATCCACGCCGTGGATACTTCGCCTATTGCCAAAGAGCATGAGGATGAAGAGGCGCATGAAGGCGAAAGCGCTGAAGAGCACGCTGAGCACGCTGACGAAGAAGCGCATGAAGGCCATGATCACGCCGGCTACAACGAGCACATCTGGTATGACCTGGACTCGATGTCTGCACTCGCTGATGAACTAGCGGACACCTTTGGCAAGGCTGATGCGGCCAACGCCCAGCAGTATGCAAAAAACGCCGATGAGTTCAACGCAGGGATCAAGCAGCTCCAGACCCAGCTCAGCGACGCCAAGCTGGAAGGCAAGAAGTTCGTGATGACCGAGCCTGTCCCGTTCCATCTGCTCGATGACGCCGGCATGGAGAACACCACTCCAGAGGGGCTGAGCGAGGCTATCGAAGAAGGCGAAGGCATTGCACCAATGACGTTGAAGAAAGCCCAGGACCTACTGGTCAACGGCCAGAGCGACATCCTGGCCTACAACATCCAGACCGAGGGAAATGAAACCAAGGCTCTGAAGAAAAATGCAGAATCCGGCAAGGTGCCAGTCGTCGACTTCTCAGAAACCATTCAGGATGATTCCAGCTACTTGGATTGGATGAAATCCAACATTTCGAACCTGGGTTCCGCGGTCAACGGCTAA
- the gcvH gene encoding glycine cleavage system protein GcvH, with translation MSKVLSSLRYSAEHEWIDASSPAKVGITQIAADALGDVVYVDLPEVGDSVSAGETCGEVESTKSVSDLYSPVTGTVVAVNDEAVDNPAILNEDPYGAGWLFTVEVTEEGPLLSAVDYASANGGDVQ, from the coding sequence GTGAGTAAAGTTCTTTCGTCATTACGCTACTCGGCAGAACATGAGTGGATCGACGCATCGTCCCCCGCCAAGGTCGGCATCACCCAGATCGCTGCAGACGCCTTGGGCGACGTGGTCTACGTGGACCTGCCTGAGGTTGGCGATTCCGTCAGCGCCGGCGAAACCTGTGGCGAGGTGGAATCCACCAAGTCGGTTTCCGACCTGTACTCGCCAGTGACCGGCACCGTGGTTGCCGTCAATGATGAGGCCGTTGACAACCCGGCAATCCTGAACGAAGACCCCTACGGTGCCGGCTGGCTGTTCACCGTAGAAGTGACCGAAGAAGGCCCGCTGCTTTCGGCAGTAGACTACGCAAGCGCAAACGGTGGAGACGTCCAGTAA
- a CDS encoding YibE/F family protein, producing the protein MQDPRRRRRASIILWALLAPIGVLALVMVIALWPKGTYDKFALDGSMDTAGGATMATGTVTRSGMETCPSSEGLADVGGKTLECTVTYVMPVSGGAEIQMEIPPEMLQSRDVRPGDTLRYLDLSKVDTTSGSPYVFVDFVRTLPMTLLAIAYGVVVVLVAGWRGARAVIGLVGGIAFMIFFMVPALIEGGNPVVVGLTGATAIMFVALYFAHGLNAKTSTALLGTLFGLGVTAALALWLTDAAALTGANDESSMTLATVAPQISLPGLLICGVLVGGMGVLNDVTITQSATVWELAETSPKASAKELFFRGMRIGRDHIASTVYTIAFAYAGAALPILAIAAMSNQGFGVTLSSGEMAEEVIRILIGSIGLVLAIPVTTAIAVMVVKATGTGGAHGKRSLFAANADA; encoded by the coding sequence TTGCAAGATCCCAGGCGCCGGCGTCGCGCTTCGATAATACTGTGGGCCCTGCTCGCACCGATTGGCGTGCTGGCCCTGGTCATGGTCATTGCCTTGTGGCCTAAGGGAACCTACGACAAATTCGCCCTCGACGGCTCGATGGATACTGCCGGAGGCGCCACCATGGCCACAGGCACGGTCACCCGCAGCGGCATGGAAACCTGCCCTTCCTCCGAGGGATTGGCTGATGTCGGGGGCAAGACGCTGGAATGCACTGTCACCTACGTCATGCCGGTCTCTGGCGGAGCGGAAATCCAGATGGAGATTCCGCCGGAAATGCTGCAATCGCGAGATGTCCGCCCGGGTGATACCTTGCGCTACCTGGATCTTTCGAAGGTCGATACCACCAGCGGAAGCCCCTATGTTTTTGTTGACTTTGTCCGGACACTGCCGATGACCCTACTGGCCATTGCCTATGGGGTGGTTGTGGTGCTAGTGGCTGGCTGGCGTGGCGCCCGCGCGGTGATCGGCCTGGTCGGCGGCATCGCCTTCATGATCTTCTTCATGGTTCCCGCGCTCATTGAAGGCGGAAATCCGGTGGTGGTCGGCCTGACCGGTGCCACGGCCATCATGTTCGTGGCCTTGTATTTTGCCCATGGTCTTAATGCCAAGACATCCACCGCGCTGCTGGGCACGCTGTTCGGTTTGGGAGTTACCGCGGCCCTTGCCCTGTGGCTGACAGATGCCGCGGCGCTCACCGGCGCCAATGACGAATCGTCGATGACCCTGGCCACCGTGGCCCCGCAGATCTCCCTGCCTGGCTTGCTGATCTGCGGTGTGCTCGTTGGCGGCATGGGCGTGCTCAATGATGTGACCATTACCCAGTCCGCCACGGTGTGGGAGTTGGCTGAAACCTCGCCTAAGGCATCGGCGAAGGAATTGTTCTTCCGCGGGATGCGCATCGGCCGCGACCATATCGCCTCCACGGTGTACACCATTGCCTTCGCCTACGCCGGTGCTGCCTTGCCGATCTTGGCGATTGCGGCCATGAGCAACCAGGGATTTGGTGTGACCTTGAGCTCCGGGGAGATGGCTGAGGAAGTTATTCGGATCCTGATTGGTTCTATTGGATTGGTACTGGCTATTCCGGTGACCACGGCTATAGCAGTCATGGTGGTCAAGGCAACCGGTACCGGCGGAGCGCACGGCAAACGATCCCTGTTTGCCGCCAACGCAGACGCCTAG
- a CDS encoding L-serine ammonia-lyase: MAVSVFDLFSVGIGPSSSHTVGPMRAAHAFIAQVLREEKMDALDSIRVDVYGSLAATGRGHGTFTAIMLGLEGFEPETVLPSQVDERLAQMESTGVLRLAAQLGQRKDLDYSVNDMIQHPLTVLPRHTNGVKFVAVDAQGNELVNETFFSVGGGFIVREGAEERIEKNLEEKLQQQPYPFTTAAQLLEHSQSTGKSIAEIMMANELAYRSREEIRSGLIHIYQVMEDCKDSALERTGVLPGGLKVRRRAPEWHERLRKEDKDRDPVYWQEWINLVALAVNEENASGGRVVTAPTNGAAGIIPAVLFYATHYAPGAKYWNEEEKHDAVVNFLLTAGAVGVLYKEQASISGAEVGCQGEVGSASSMAAAGLAEVLGGTPAQVENAAEIAMEHNLGLTCDPIGGLVQIPCIERNAIAASKAVNAAKMALMGDGEHHVTLDEVIITMRETGKDMSDKYKETAMGGLAVNVVEC; encoded by the coding sequence ATGGCGGTAAGCGTATTCGATCTTTTCTCGGTTGGCATTGGACCTTCCTCCAGCCACACCGTGGGGCCAATGCGTGCGGCGCACGCGTTCATCGCCCAAGTACTCCGTGAAGAGAAGATGGATGCCCTGGATAGTATCCGGGTCGATGTCTACGGCTCTCTGGCCGCGACTGGTCGCGGGCACGGAACTTTCACCGCCATCATGCTGGGTCTCGAGGGATTCGAACCCGAAACGGTTCTGCCTTCCCAGGTCGATGAGCGACTGGCTCAGATGGAAAGCACCGGCGTTCTGCGGCTGGCAGCCCAGCTAGGGCAGCGCAAAGACCTGGACTACTCGGTGAACGACATGATCCAGCACCCGCTGACCGTGCTGCCGCGCCACACCAATGGCGTGAAGTTCGTTGCTGTGGATGCCCAGGGCAATGAGCTGGTCAATGAGACGTTCTTCTCCGTCGGCGGCGGCTTCATCGTGCGTGAAGGTGCCGAGGAGCGCATCGAGAAGAACCTGGAGGAGAAGCTGCAGCAACAGCCTTATCCCTTCACCACCGCAGCCCAGTTGCTGGAACATTCGCAGTCCACCGGCAAATCCATTGCAGAGATCATGATGGCCAACGAGCTGGCCTATCGCAGCCGCGAAGAGATCCGTTCAGGCCTGATCCACATCTATCAGGTGATGGAAGACTGCAAGGATTCGGCTTTGGAGCGTACTGGCGTTTTGCCCGGCGGGCTCAAGGTGCGCCGTCGCGCGCCGGAATGGCATGAGCGCCTGCGCAAGGAGGACAAGGACCGTGATCCTGTGTATTGGCAGGAATGGATCAACCTGGTCGCCTTGGCAGTGAACGAGGAAAATGCTTCCGGCGGCCGCGTAGTTACCGCGCCGACCAACGGAGCTGCTGGCATCATCCCCGCAGTCTTGTTCTACGCTACCCACTATGCCCCTGGTGCCAAGTACTGGAATGAAGAAGAGAAGCACGATGCTGTCGTGAACTTCCTGCTGACCGCCGGCGCGGTGGGCGTGCTTTACAAGGAGCAGGCTTCTATTTCCGGTGCGGAGGTCGGCTGCCAGGGCGAAGTGGGCTCAGCCTCGTCGATGGCCGCTGCCGGCCTGGCTGAAGTCCTGGGCGGAACCCCGGCTCAGGTAGAGAATGCCGCTGAGATCGCCATGGAGCATAACCTGGGTTTGACCTGTGATCCCATTGGCGGCCTGGTGCAGATCCCATGCATCGAGCGCAATGCTATTGCTGCGTCCAAGGCTGTAAACGCCGCGAAGATGGCCCTGATGGGTGACGGTGAACATCACGTCACCCTCGATGAAGTGATCATCACGATGCGTGAAACCGGCAAGGATATGAGCGACAAGTACAAGGAGACCGCGATGGGCGGATTGGCCGTCAACGTGGTCGAATGCTAG
- a CDS encoding CPBP family intramembrane glutamic endopeptidase, which yields MSSPHYLPPPAPGADQEQSFAFHRLMRRNLDYRWWRPLAFAGTGLGFFVASFIVVMLMIFIVAMLNPATWAADASGSPDAVLAEADLDMTSPIDFSITMASLIIMIPAVYLAYLLLGSKPVGQLVSVAGKLRWRWFGLAIGASALLFAGYFALSFALSAAGVGEPADSAPIIPPADPLFFALLVILLTPFQCAAEELVFRGALMQIIGSWLKHPLFAILLPVPLFTFGHLYDVYGLLDVTAFAIAAGYLTWRTGGLEAAMAMHIINNTFLFLLGAMGQIDLNATGSGPMSLAFSVIFTALLTFVLVKLADKKNVARIAGPIPAAAQPPLLQPWPMAHPIYHPNQAYWAPPMDAAAPPVPAPYPQGFPPADGYPPAPPADPSPNAGDSSDR from the coding sequence ATGAGCTCGCCACACTATTTGCCTCCCCCTGCGCCCGGAGCCGATCAGGAGCAGTCTTTTGCTTTCCATCGGCTCATGCGCCGAAACCTCGACTACCGGTGGTGGCGCCCGCTGGCCTTCGCCGGAACCGGGCTGGGATTTTTTGTCGCATCATTCATCGTCGTCATGCTGATGATCTTCATCGTGGCCATGCTCAATCCGGCTACGTGGGCGGCCGATGCCAGTGGCTCGCCTGACGCTGTATTGGCCGAGGCAGACCTCGACATGACCTCGCCAATCGACTTCTCCATAACCATGGCGTCATTGATCATCATGATTCCGGCGGTCTATCTGGCGTATCTGTTGCTGGGCTCAAAGCCCGTCGGCCAGTTGGTTTCCGTGGCCGGAAAATTGCGTTGGCGATGGTTCGGATTGGCCATTGGCGCTAGCGCGTTGCTCTTCGCCGGGTACTTCGCCTTGAGCTTCGCGCTGTCCGCAGCTGGCGTGGGAGAGCCGGCAGACTCGGCGCCTATCATACCGCCCGCGGATCCATTGTTCTTCGCGCTGCTGGTTATTCTTCTGACGCCTTTTCAATGCGCGGCCGAGGAACTGGTCTTCCGCGGAGCATTGATGCAGATCATCGGCAGCTGGCTGAAGCATCCACTCTTTGCCATTCTCCTGCCGGTGCCCTTATTCACCTTTGGCCATCTCTACGACGTGTACGGGTTGCTGGATGTGACGGCGTTTGCCATCGCTGCCGGGTACCTCACTTGGCGCACCGGCGGCTTGGAAGCAGCGATGGCGATGCACATTATCAACAACACCTTCTTGTTCCTGCTGGGCGCCATGGGCCAGATTGATTTGAACGCGACCGGGTCTGGACCGATGTCGCTAGCCTTCTCTGTGATCTTCACGGCGCTTCTGACGTTTGTCTTGGTGAAACTGGCCGACAAGAAGAATGTTGCACGTATTGCCGGTCCAATTCCCGCAGCTGCACAACCGCCCCTGTTGCAGCCGTGGCCGATGGCTCATCCGATCTACCACCCGAACCAGGCCTACTGGGCTCCGCCAATGGATGCCGCCGCGCCGCCAGTTCCAGCGCCGTACCCCCAGGGTTTCCCGCCAGCCGACGGGTACCCTCCAGCGCCTCCAGCTGACCCATCACCGAACGCCGGAGACAGCAGCGACCGATAG